In the genome of Cryptococcus neoformans var. neoformans B-3501A chromosome 5, whole genome shotgun sequence, the window GCCAGCTACTACTTGTGAGCTAAGACTGGGCCTTGAAACGACCATTTAGGTAGAGTTGACTATTTATCGGCAGGCCCAAGATCCCTCTCACATTCGTCATTGCTTGGATGGTTGATCGATATGGCCGAAAGATCGGACTTGTAAGTTGTACCTGTCTTGCAAACACTTGTACTCGCTGCTGACTTTCGCATTTACAGTACTGTGGCGCCCTCTTTATGTTTGCTGGCGCTCTCTTGGGAGGTTTCTGTCACTCCACTGCTCAGCTTGTGGGCTCTCGTGTTCTTTTGGGTGTGGGAACTGCTTCTGCCCGTATGTGCGCCCATATCATGTCGAGCAGCTCTTCGGATTCGCTAACGTCAAACGCATCAAACAGAGGtgactgctgctgctctgGTTCCTGAACTTGCTCATCCTCGTATACGACATTATGCTGGTGGTTTCCTCAACACGACTTACTACGTGAGTCGCGGTTCCATACCGAGCATAGGATCACGCTTCATGCTGAAATCAATCTGTATATGCACAGGTGGGTTCCATCTTCGCCGCCTGGCTCACCTTTGCGATGGTTTACTACCCCGGGACCAGCTCATGGTCTTGGCGAGTGCCCACCCTTATCCAAGGGTTTGgtccccttcttcttggtttAGGAGCATACTTCATCCCCCAGTCGCCTCGGTGGCTTGTCAAGAAAGGGCGTGTTGGCGAAGCGCACCAGATTTTGGCGACTTATCAGTGAGTATTCTTCAATGTGCGATCAGATCCCAGCAATAGTCCCCTCTCAAACCTCAGCATCTGGCATCGCTCTCGCTTGGCATGCTTCGTTGACTGGATCTTCATGCTGATGATATGGGTACAGTGCCAATGGCAAGATGGATGACGAGCTTGTCCTCCTCGAGATGCGAGAGATCAAATCTTCCGTTGAACTTGAGAAAGTGGCTGAATCTGCTTCATGGCTCGCTTGGTTCCACACCAAAGGCAACCTCCGGAGgttcttcgtcatcatcatcctcggaACGGCAACGCAATGGGTTGGCAACGGCGTCGCGCAATACTACCTGGTTCCTGTGCTCAAGACTGTGGGCGTCACCAAGCCCGCGCAGACCACAGGCGTCAACGGAGGACTTGCGATTTGGAATTGGTTCATCTCTATGAGTGGGGCCAGTCTAGTGGAGAGATTCGGACGAAGACCCTTGTTTTTGACATCGATCATTGGTATGTTCTTCTCGTTCGTCATGATCCTCGGTCTTGCAGGTGGTTACAACACCACCCACCATTCCACAACGGGTATCGCAATGATACCGTTCATCTTTATTTTCATGGGCTTCTACTCCCTCGCCCTGACCCCTCTTCCGATGCTCTACGTCCCTGAGATCTGCCCGCTCGCCCTCCGCGCCAAAGCCGCGGCATTGCTATTGCTAGCCCAAAACTGCGCACAAACCTTCAACCAATTCGTCAACCCGGTCGCCCTCAGCACCATCAGCTGGAGATACTATGCAGTCTACGTTGCGGTCGACGCGAT includes:
- a CDS encoding hypothetical protein (HMMPfam hit to Sugar_tr, Sugar (and other) transporter, score: 250.0, E(): 4e-72); amino-acid sequence: MSTKFSDLPNNTASKWWKDPGMRKSFVHIITLYTAVYSLGYDGSLLNGLQALTEWNTDFDTPTGTRLGLIAASYYLPKIPLTFVIAWMVDRYGRKIGLYCGALFMFAGALLGGFCHSTAQLVGSRVLLGVGTASAQVTAAALVPELAHPRIRHYAGGFLNTTYYVGSIFAAWLTFAMVYYPGTSSWSWRVPTLIQGFGPLLLGLGAYFIPQSPRWLVKKGRVGEAHQILATYHANGKMDDELVLLEMREIKSSVELEKVAESASWLAWFHTKGNLRRFFVIIILGTATQWVGNGVAQYYLVPVLKTVGVTKPAQTTGVNGGLAIWNWFISMSGASLVERFGRRPLFLTSIIGMFFSFVMILGLAGGYNTTHHSTTGIAMIPFIFIFMGFYSLALTPLPMLYVPEICPLALRAKAAALLLLAQNCAQTFNQFVNPVALSTISWRYYAVYVAVDAIYIALFWFMIRETKGLTTEEAAVVYDPDDVKEANKEAEKRMYQDAIKVVHVEHMEKEEDFKEEFKV